From a single bacterium HR11 genomic region:
- the valS gene encoding Valine--tRNA ligase, with amino-acid sequence MSLPKAYDHRALETRWLERWADHDLFRVETPTTPVERFVIVIPPPNVTGTLHIGHALNNILQDIFIRWARMRGRRALWVPGMDHAGIATQNVIERQLAREGKTRFDIGRAAFVEQVWRWKEEYAHRIRTQLRRLGASCDWSRERFTMDDGFSRAVRYAFVRLYREGLIYRDHYIIHWCPRCQTALADLEVEYHPVQGKLYWLRYPLVDGTGHVVVATTRPETFLGDTAVAVHPDDERYRGLVGREVELPIVRRRVPIIADEAVDPEFGSGAVKVTPAHDPTDFEIARRHGLPAVEVMDETAHMNENAGPYRGLDRFEARRRIVEDLTRQNLIERVEAYQYAVGHCYRCDTVVEPRLSWQWFVRMKPLAEPAIEEGLRDRPRFIPPNWKTTYLDWLYRIRDWCISRQIWWGHSIPAAYCDACGTTLVDDPLPKTCPGCGHAELRPDPDVLDTWFSSALWPFGVFGWPDETPDLRAFYPTDLLVTGFDIIFFWVARMVMMGLHFTGRVPFHEVYIHGLVRDERGQKMSKTRGNVIDPMDIVQDLGADALRLTMARLVAPGTDMPFSRQQAQGYRTFMNKLWNATRFVLLQFEARETAPPLPPAEELDVFDRWILTRLDETVQSVTAHMEAYEVNEATRKAYNFFWNDFCDWYIEATKLDFQEGPQTPAARRRKAVLVHVLDTSLRLFHPYIPFVTEELWSHLPLAERPTAFLASAPYPVPNLARRWPDDAAFVDRLWAIVSKFRQIRAELNVPPAAELRGRLTPAADPALTDRLARHAGMVRFLARLSDLEIGPVRRLAGWVYDTLGDHELELEVAQYIDLERERQRLHREIQRLDQQVQHLRQRLESPAFVENAPPAIVQETRDRLAQLEDQRSRIQRYLADLER; translated from the coding sequence GTGTCGCTTCCCAAGGCTTACGACCACCGCGCGTTGGAAACCCGGTGGCTGGAACGATGGGCGGACCACGACCTCTTCCGGGTCGAGACCCCGACGACGCCCGTCGAGCGATTCGTCATCGTGATCCCGCCGCCCAACGTGACGGGCACGCTTCACATCGGCCACGCCCTGAACAACATCCTGCAGGACATCTTCATCCGATGGGCCCGTATGCGAGGCCGTCGGGCCCTGTGGGTCCCCGGGATGGACCACGCCGGCATCGCCACGCAGAACGTCATCGAGCGTCAGCTCGCCCGGGAGGGCAAGACCCGTTTTGACATCGGGCGGGCGGCCTTCGTCGAGCAGGTCTGGCGGTGGAAAGAAGAGTACGCCCACCGGATTCGGACCCAGCTCCGGCGGCTGGGGGCCTCCTGCGACTGGTCCCGGGAGCGTTTCACGATGGACGACGGCTTCAGCCGGGCCGTCCGATATGCCTTCGTGCGATTGTACCGGGAGGGCCTCATTTACCGGGACCACTACATCATCCACTGGTGCCCCCGGTGCCAGACGGCCCTGGCCGACCTGGAGGTCGAGTACCACCCCGTCCAGGGCAAGCTCTACTGGCTCCGCTATCCCCTCGTCGACGGGACCGGCCATGTCGTCGTGGCCACGACCCGGCCCGAGACGTTCCTCGGCGATACGGCCGTCGCCGTCCACCCGGACGACGAGCGCTACCGGGGCCTCGTCGGCCGCGAGGTCGAGCTCCCCATCGTCCGCCGCCGGGTCCCTATCATCGCCGACGAGGCCGTCGACCCCGAATTCGGCTCCGGGGCCGTCAAGGTCACCCCGGCCCACGACCCGACGGACTTCGAGATCGCCCGTCGGCATGGCCTCCCGGCCGTCGAGGTCATGGACGAGACGGCCCACATGAACGAAAATGCCGGTCCTTACCGGGGCCTGGACCGCTTCGAGGCCCGCCGGCGCATCGTCGAGGACCTGACCCGGCAGAACCTCATCGAGCGGGTCGAGGCCTACCAGTATGCCGTCGGCCACTGTTACCGGTGCGACACGGTCGTCGAGCCCCGGCTCTCCTGGCAGTGGTTCGTCCGGATGAAGCCCCTGGCCGAGCCGGCCATCGAGGAAGGCCTTCGGGACCGGCCCCGGTTCATCCCGCCCAACTGGAAGACGACTTACCTCGACTGGCTGTACCGCATCCGGGACTGGTGCATCTCCCGCCAGATCTGGTGGGGTCACTCGATCCCGGCCGCCTACTGCGACGCCTGCGGGACGACCCTCGTCGATGACCCCCTCCCGAAGACATGCCCCGGCTGTGGGCACGCCGAGCTTCGGCCGGACCCGGACGTCCTGGACACCTGGTTCAGCTCGGCCCTCTGGCCCTTTGGGGTCTTCGGATGGCCCGACGAGACGCCCGACCTGCGGGCCTTCTATCCGACGGACCTCCTCGTCACGGGCTTCGACATCATCTTCTTCTGGGTCGCCCGGATGGTCATGATGGGCCTTCACTTCACGGGCCGGGTCCCCTTCCACGAGGTCTACATCCACGGCCTCGTCCGGGACGAGCGGGGCCAGAAGATGAGCAAGACCCGGGGCAACGTCATCGACCCGATGGACATCGTCCAGGACCTGGGAGCCGACGCCCTGCGCCTGACGATGGCCCGCCTGGTCGCCCCCGGGACGGACATGCCCTTCTCCCGCCAGCAGGCCCAGGGCTACCGCACGTTCATGAACAAGCTCTGGAACGCCACCCGCTTTGTCCTCCTCCAGTTCGAGGCCCGGGAGACGGCCCCGCCCTTGCCGCCGGCCGAGGAACTGGACGTCTTCGACCGCTGGATCCTGACCCGCCTCGACGAGACCGTCCAGAGCGTGACGGCCCACATGGAGGCTTACGAGGTCAACGAGGCGACCCGAAAGGCCTACAACTTCTTCTGGAACGACTTCTGCGACTGGTACATCGAGGCCACCAAGCTCGACTTCCAGGAAGGCCCCCAGACGCCGGCCGCCCGCCGTCGCAAGGCCGTCCTCGTCCACGTCCTGGACACGAGCCTGCGGCTCTTCCATCCCTATATCCCCTTTGTCACCGAGGAGCTCTGGAGCCATCTCCCCCTGGCCGAACGGCCGACGGCCTTCCTGGCCTCCGCCCCCTACCCCGTCCCGAATCTGGCCCGCCGGTGGCCCGACGACGCCGCCTTCGTCGACCGCCTGTGGGCCATCGTCTCCAAGTTCCGTCAGATCCGGGCCGAGCTCAACGTGCCGCCGGCGGCCGAGCTCCGGGGCCGCCTCACGCCGGCCGCCGACCCGGCCCTCACGGACCGCCTGGCCCGGCACGCCGGGATGGTCCGATTCCTGGCCCGGCTGAGCGACCTCGAGATCGGGCCCGTCCGGCGCCTCGCCGGCTGGGTCTATGACACCCTCGGGGACCACGAACTCGAACTGGAGGTCGCCCAGTACATCGACTTGGAGCGGGAGCGCCAGCGGCTTCACCGGGAGATCCAGCGGCTCGACCAGCAGGTTCAACACCTGCGCCAGCGCCTCGAGAGTCCGGCCTTCGTCGAAAACGCCCCGCCGGCCATCGTGCAGGAGACGCGGGACAGGCTGGCTCAGTTGGAAGACCAGCGAAGCCGGATCCAGCGATACCTGGCGGACTTGGAACGGTAG
- the phnPP gene encoding Phosphoribosyl 1,2-cyclic phosphate 1,2-diphosphodiesterase, with protein sequence MSWVDLHVHSFHSSDGDWSPAALVETLARRGAAGLALTDHETTAGVPEALAAGADLSITVVPGVEITALAQSRELHVLGYWVPLGDPAWEALLRKARAFRWERALQRIERIRRWGYEIEPEEVGYGTDEPPPTGPRLAQVVLRKPQNYERYLRQHPERAHASIPLEVAFYRDVIRGEPESAIAALPVEEVLASLQAVGAVPVLAHPGAFHFYAPDDLIRSLVPLGLRGIEVFSTYHDEVERDRLQALATRLGLVMTGGSDFHGATKPHVQLGRTYGVPVHVLDRLRG encoded by the coding sequence ATGAGTTGGGTCGACTTGCATGTGCATTCCTTTCACAGCAGTGACGGTGATTGGTCCCCGGCGGCGCTGGTCGAGACGTTGGCCCGCCGGGGTGCCGCCGGCCTGGCCTTGACGGACCACGAGACGACGGCTGGCGTCCCAGAAGCCTTGGCGGCCGGGGCCGACCTGTCCATCACGGTCGTCCCCGGCGTCGAGATCACGGCCCTGGCCCAGAGCCGGGAACTCCATGTCTTGGGCTACTGGGTCCCCCTCGGAGACCCCGCCTGGGAAGCCCTCTTGCGGAAGGCCCGGGCGTTTCGATGGGAGCGGGCCCTTCAGCGCATCGAGCGCATCCGTCGGTGGGGTTACGAGATCGAGCCCGAGGAGGTCGGCTACGGGACCGACGAGCCGCCGCCGACGGGGCCCCGTCTGGCGCAGGTCGTCCTGCGGAAGCCGCAGAACTACGAGCGGTACCTGCGTCAGCACCCCGAGCGGGCCCACGCTTCCATCCCCCTGGAGGTCGCCTTTTACCGGGACGTGATCCGCGGGGAACCGGAGTCGGCCATCGCGGCCCTGCCGGTCGAGGAAGTCCTGGCCAGCCTGCAGGCCGTCGGGGCCGTGCCGGTCCTGGCGCATCCGGGGGCCTTTCACTTCTATGCCCCGGACGACCTGATCCGCTCCCTGGTCCCCCTGGGGCTTCGGGGGATCGAGGTCTTCAGCACGTATCACGACGAGGTCGAACGAGACCGACTCCAGGCCCTGGCGACTCGGCTGGGCTTGGTCATGACCGGGGGCTCGGACTTCCATGGGGCGACCAAGCCCCATGTCCAGTTAGGCAGGACCTATGGGGTCCCGGTCCATGTGCTGGACCGGCTCCGGGGGTGA
- the cyaA gene encoding Adenylate cyclase 1 encodes MDMLVVVWEVGGKSQRFQLERSPVRVGRALDNDIVIPDISVSRYHAVIVHEDGQWVIRDMGSRNGLRVQDRFVTEHVLRDGEQVWLGNVSLNCVALADERIEFQEAPSPEEPVEGTIIRPAADIALGRVEVTPQLRAPAPAAEVDLISSLLDVIQKLLSLHSLEDLLNAFMDLVFAHIPAERGFLLLYDEHLGELVPRVVRFRHPGAEGRIAISRHIARKVFDERVAVLTLDAQADPRFAGEASVIMHGIRSVMCAPLWAQDRSVGVIFVDTVTRTVGFTQQHLQMFTLMANMAGVAIEQARLRASIQREQAIRARLERYHSPAVVEQILADRGRITLLEPQEREVTVLFADMVGFSSRAETMEPKQLTALLNDFLSELVEVVFEYEGTLDKFIGDAVMAFFGAPRTHEDHALRAVRAALAMRQRIQTFNERRHLTPPVQIRVGINTGKVVAGDIGSPRRVEYTVLGNTVNVASRLENFVAKPDQIVISEATYEQVQTAVEVVDLGWLDLKGLQQKVHAYELVRLKE; translated from the coding sequence ATGGACATGCTGGTCGTCGTCTGGGAAGTCGGTGGGAAGTCGCAACGCTTTCAGCTCGAGCGGTCCCCCGTCCGGGTCGGTCGGGCCCTGGACAACGATATCGTCATCCCCGACATCAGCGTCTCCCGGTACCACGCCGTCATCGTGCACGAGGACGGGCAGTGGGTCATCCGGGACATGGGGAGCCGCAACGGCCTTCGGGTCCAGGACCGATTCGTGACCGAGCACGTCCTCCGAGACGGGGAACAGGTCTGGCTGGGCAACGTGAGCCTGAACTGCGTGGCCCTGGCCGACGAGCGCATCGAATTCCAGGAGGCGCCCAGCCCGGAAGAGCCCGTCGAGGGAACGATCATCCGACCGGCGGCCGACATCGCCCTGGGCCGGGTCGAGGTCACGCCCCAGCTCCGGGCCCCGGCCCCGGCGGCGGAAGTCGACCTGATTTCCTCCCTGTTGGACGTCATTCAAAAGCTCTTGAGCTTGCACTCCCTGGAAGACCTCCTGAACGCCTTTATGGACTTAGTCTTTGCCCACATCCCGGCCGAGCGGGGCTTCTTACTCCTATACGACGAACATCTGGGCGAACTGGTCCCCCGGGTCGTCCGGTTCCGGCATCCCGGGGCCGAGGGCCGGATCGCCATCAGTCGGCACATTGCCCGGAAGGTCTTTGACGAACGGGTCGCCGTCCTGACGCTGGACGCCCAGGCCGACCCCCGGTTTGCCGGGGAGGCCAGCGTCATCATGCACGGGATCCGGTCCGTCATGTGCGCCCCCTTGTGGGCCCAGGACCGGTCCGTCGGGGTCATCTTCGTCGATACCGTCACCCGTACGGTCGGGTTCACGCAACAGCATCTCCAGATGTTCACCCTCATGGCCAACATGGCGGGGGTCGCCATCGAGCAGGCCCGCCTCCGGGCCTCGATCCAGCGGGAACAGGCCATCCGGGCCCGACTCGAGCGGTACCACTCCCCGGCCGTCGTCGAGCAGATCCTGGCCGACCGGGGTCGCATCACGCTCCTGGAGCCGCAGGAACGGGAGGTCACCGTCCTGTTTGCCGACATGGTCGGCTTTTCGTCCCGGGCCGAGACGATGGAGCCCAAGCAGTTGACGGCCCTCTTGAACGACTTTCTGTCGGAGCTGGTCGAGGTCGTCTTCGAGTACGAAGGGACCTTGGACAAATTTATAGGGGACGCCGTGATGGCCTTTTTCGGGGCCCCCCGGACGCACGAAGACCACGCCCTCCGGGCCGTCCGGGCGGCCCTGGCGATGCGTCAGCGGATCCAGACCTTCAACGAGCGACGCCACTTGACGCCGCCCGTGCAAATCCGGGTCGGCATCAATACGGGCAAGGTCGTCGCCGGGGACATCGGTTCCCCTCGCCGGGTCGAGTACACCGTCCTGGGGAATACGGTCAATGTCGCCTCCCGATTGGAGAACTTTGTGGCCAAGCCCGACCAGATCGTCATTTCCGAAGCGACTTACGAGCAGGTCCAGACAGCCGTCGAGGTCGTCGACCTGGGCTGGCTGGACCTCAAGGGCCTTCAGCAGAAGGTCCACGCTTACGAGCTGGTCCGACTGAAGGAGTGA
- the trpC gene encoding Indole-3-glycerol phosphate synthase: protein MATERISPSTSWLTEVLRHSYARAQALRELGLAYWRARSERRSTPPSWTAQMRRPAPLHVIAEVKRRAPSAGTLQAEADAEAIARSYQAAGASAVSVLTEPLYFSGTMDDLRRVAGAVSIPVLRKDFLVDPLQVVEAACAGASAVLVIGRLLDAPTLRRVLEMARAMRVDVLYEVFTADEARRGLDMGCRCIGINNRDLETLAVDPWHALRVYGQVEWPEDAVVVVESGLEAPDVLRRYTAEGLRHFLVGSAFMRSDRPGDVLRTWLQAWGA, encoded by the coding sequence ATGGCGACCGAACGGATATCCCCCTCGACGTCGTGGCTGACGGAGGTCCTCCGCCACAGCTATGCTCGGGCCCAGGCCCTGCGGGAGCTCGGTCTGGCTTACTGGCGGGCCCGGAGCGAGCGGCGGTCCACGCCCCCCTCGTGGACGGCGCAGATGCGCCGGCCGGCGCCCCTTCACGTCATCGCCGAGGTCAAACGTCGGGCCCCTTCGGCCGGGACGCTTCAGGCCGAGGCCGACGCCGAGGCCATCGCCCGAAGTTACCAGGCCGCCGGGGCGTCGGCCGTGTCCGTCCTCACCGAGCCCCTGTACTTTTCGGGAACGATGGACGACCTGCGGCGGGTCGCCGGGGCCGTCTCGATCCCGGTCTTGCGGAAGGACTTTCTCGTCGACCCCCTTCAGGTCGTCGAGGCCGCCTGTGCCGGGGCGTCGGCCGTCCTCGTCATCGGTCGCCTGCTGGACGCCCCGACGCTCCGGCGGGTCTTGGAGATGGCCCGGGCCATGCGTGTGGACGTCCTGTACGAGGTCTTCACGGCCGACGAGGCCCGCCGGGGCCTGGACATGGGATGCCGTTGTATCGGCATCAACAATCGGGACCTGGAGACCCTGGCCGTGGACCCCTGGCATGCCCTGCGGGTCTACGGGCAGGTCGAATGGCCCGAGGACGCGGTCGTCGTCGTCGAGAGCGGCCTGGAGGCGCCGGACGTCCTGCGTCGTTACACGGCCGAGGGGCTTCGCCACTTCCTGGTCGGTTCGGCCTTCATGCGGTCGGACCGTCCCGGGGACGTCCTCCGGACCTGGCTTCAGGCGTGGGGGGCGTGA
- the nadC gene encoding putative nicotinate-nucleotide pyrophosphorylase [carboxylating], producing MWDYAALFGKTVAEIDDLLRAALAEDAPYGDVTTRRLIPPDRRARGVLRARRTFVLAGLPLFERVFYLITSDVQARWFCEDGATVVPEQEIGHVEGPAHALLMGERTALNLLQRLSGIATLTRRMVEAVRPYPVAILDTRKTTPLWRWAEKYAVRVGGGTNHRMSLSDGLLIKDNHLALIGGIEGLAGLRDALFQEATGLEPEVEVRSLEELQKVLALGFRRILLDNMSPDQVRQAVQMTQGRAWLEVSGGVTIDNVQDYAATGVDAISVGALTHSAPAADAHFKVYPL from the coding sequence ATGTGGGACTACGCCGCCCTGTTTGGTAAGACCGTCGCCGAGATCGATGACCTCCTCCGGGCCGCCCTGGCCGAGGACGCCCCCTACGGGGACGTCACGACCCGGCGGCTCATCCCGCCCGACCGGCGGGCGCGCGGGGTCCTGCGGGCTCGACGGACCTTCGTCTTAGCGGGCCTCCCCCTCTTCGAGCGGGTCTTCTACCTCATCACGTCGGACGTGCAAGCCCGGTGGTTCTGTGAGGACGGGGCGACCGTCGTCCCGGAGCAGGAGATCGGGCATGTCGAGGGCCCGGCCCACGCCCTCTTGATGGGGGAGCGGACGGCCCTTAACCTCCTCCAACGTCTGTCGGGCATCGCCACGCTGACCCGCCGGATGGTCGAGGCCGTCCGGCCCTATCCGGTCGCCATCCTGGACACCCGGAAGACGACGCCCCTGTGGCGGTGGGCCGAAAAGTACGCCGTCCGCGTGGGCGGCGGGACCAACCACCGGATGAGCCTCTCGGACGGCCTCCTCATCAAGGACAACCACTTGGCTCTCATCGGTGGTATCGAGGGTCTGGCAGGGTTGCGGGATGCCCTTTTCCAGGAAGCGACCGGCCTGGAGCCGGAGGTCGAAGTCCGGTCCCTGGAGGAGCTTCAGAAAGTCCTGGCGCTCGGCTTCCGGCGCATCTTGCTGGACAACATGTCGCCGGACCAGGTCCGACAGGCCGTTCAGATGACCCAGGGCCGGGCCTGGCTGGAGGTCAGCGGCGGCGTCACGATAGACAACGTCCAGGATTACGCCGCCACGGGCGTCGACGCCATCAGCGTCGGGGCCCTGACCCACTCGGCCCCGGCCGCCGATGCCCACTTTAAGGTCTACCCGCTGTGA
- the rpfG_2 gene encoding Cyclic di-GMP phosphodiesterase response regulator RpfG has product MKRPTRRATPGPGLSIAGLLITVLIVMSTIPLMVGALKMIDVGEEFLRVKIEEQQIQEADLLAAELIRQHQMAQASLKELSSGLHFLMMSTLTPEERKERITAAIEDVFRRVPWQALELRTTSDEVYRVRPESIQQMGLGRAWETTFQQALLNGEAVAILPAGTRSDLVALYGYRYGGDGTATVVALGALDTRPFQRVILQRPSPGRYVFVLQNAPPYPVLISNDPDRIPVGQPLHPPHPLAGSTVPLNRSYTVAYAAKPVRVLGAARPLPELNALLIVETDIQNALAVVRQMARTGIQWAAGVTLITVLLALAAARFLSRPIRSLAQTTHQIAETRNFHQRLRVQGLQEIRILKVAFNRLLDEIQAYVQKLEDKAEENRRLFYDSIKMLAAAIDAKDPYTRGHSERVSRYARAIAQFMDLSEEEIEKVYLAGLLHDVGKIGIQDRILQKPAALTDEEYEIMKTHPERGYKIMKEIKQLADVVPGMRYHHENWDGTGYPFGLKGEQIPLIARIVAVADTFDAMTTDRPYQRRMPTEKAVERIVMLSGRRFDPKVVQAFVQAYEHGALQVISEAEAPEWLEAIEVPLGSANPGGSEDPAGRGGVR; this is encoded by the coding sequence ATGAAGCGGCCGACTCGACGTGCGACACCCGGGCCGGGCCTTTCCATCGCCGGCCTGCTCATCACCGTCCTGATCGTCATGAGCACGATCCCCCTGATGGTCGGGGCCCTCAAGATGATCGACGTGGGTGAAGAATTCCTGCGGGTCAAGATCGAGGAGCAACAGATCCAAGAGGCCGACCTGCTGGCGGCCGAACTCATCCGCCAGCACCAGATGGCCCAGGCGAGCCTGAAGGAGCTGTCGTCCGGTCTTCACTTCTTGATGATGTCGACGCTGACCCCCGAGGAGCGCAAGGAGCGGATCACGGCGGCCATCGAGGACGTATTCCGGCGGGTCCCCTGGCAGGCCTTGGAACTGCGGACGACCTCCGACGAGGTCTACCGCGTCCGCCCCGAGTCCATCCAGCAGATGGGACTCGGCCGGGCCTGGGAGACGACCTTTCAGCAGGCGCTCCTGAACGGGGAGGCGGTGGCCATCCTGCCGGCGGGCACCCGCTCGGACCTGGTCGCTCTGTACGGATACCGCTACGGTGGCGACGGGACGGCGACCGTCGTCGCCTTAGGGGCTCTTGATACCCGTCCCTTCCAGCGGGTCATCCTGCAACGACCCTCGCCGGGACGATACGTCTTCGTCCTCCAGAATGCGCCACCTTATCCGGTCCTCATCAGCAATGACCCCGACCGAATCCCCGTCGGCCAGCCCCTCCATCCACCCCACCCCCTGGCGGGCAGTACGGTGCCCCTGAATCGGAGTTACACGGTCGCCTATGCGGCCAAGCCCGTCCGGGTCCTCGGGGCGGCCCGGCCCCTGCCCGAGCTGAATGCCCTCCTGATCGTGGAGACCGACATTCAGAACGCCCTGGCCGTCGTCCGCCAGATGGCCCGGACGGGCATCCAGTGGGCCGCCGGCGTCACGCTGATCACGGTCCTGCTGGCCCTGGCGGCCGCCCGCTTCCTGTCCCGACCGATCCGGAGCCTGGCCCAGACGACGCATCAGATCGCCGAGACCCGCAACTTTCATCAGCGCCTGCGAGTCCAGGGCCTGCAGGAAATCCGTATCCTGAAGGTCGCCTTCAACCGACTCCTGGACGAGATTCAGGCCTATGTCCAAAAGCTGGAAGACAAGGCCGAAGAGAACCGCCGACTGTTCTATGATTCCATCAAGATGCTGGCGGCGGCCATCGACGCCAAGGACCCCTACACGCGGGGCCACTCCGAGCGGGTCAGCCGTTACGCCCGGGCGATCGCCCAGTTCATGGATCTTTCCGAAGAAGAAATCGAAAAGGTCTACCTGGCGGGCCTCCTCCATGACGTCGGCAAGATCGGCATCCAGGACCGCATCCTCCAAAAGCCGGCCGCCCTGACCGACGAGGAGTACGAAATCATGAAGACCCACCCCGAGCGGGGCTACAAGATCATGAAGGAGATCAAACAGCTTGCCGACGTCGTCCCCGGCATGCGGTACCACCACGAAAACTGGGACGGGACGGGCTATCCCTTTGGCCTGAAGGGCGAGCAGATCCCCCTGATCGCCCGGATCGTCGCCGTGGCCGACACCTTCGACGCCATGACGACGGACCGGCCGTATCAGCGGCGGATGCCGACCGAAAAGGCCGTCGAGCGGATCGTCATGCTCTCCGGCCGCCGATTCGACCCGAAGGTCGTCCAGGCCTTCGTCCAGGCCTATGAGCACGGCGCCCTCCAGGTCATCTCGGAGGCGGAGGCCCCCGAGTGGCTGGAGGCCATCGAGGTCCCCCTGGGGTCCGCCAACCCCGGCGGGTCGGAAGATCCGGCGGGGCGGGGCGGAGTCCGATGA
- the phoP gene encoding Alkaline phosphatase synthesis transcriptional regulatory protein PhoP → MQRIKVLLADRSTTIQRIVKLTLEGEPIEVIVASTGREALEKIRSEHPDVILADTRLSEIDGFQICETLRKNPDWILMADTPVLLMTGIYDTMEGRREEIEQRLRAVGADGLIVKPFDPKELVQRIMELARQRPRLFEEEEGLPETPVAGAVEATLEELEQVMGGPEVPSPARSDLEERTVLLSPEERDLLLGLEAESVVQPTEVPASEISPEELEAPSPAEGPSPSRYEPPTQPGAPVFESAVAPAGPGVQVSEEAIFLIEEAAPPPVPTPLPKEEEAPFLVWEETPTEVAAPAAEWGVGEAEGLPAETAILQTAEPLGEQIATALAAEVPLEEEVEEPILLEAASEVVEPLVPPAYEEAPVPPPGLPEAPGAGWTPEPTARPVAVDPAEVARRIVQDPEFIQRVAERVVQHLSRTTLEDIAWQVVPELAEQLIQKRLKEKGL, encoded by the coding sequence ATGCAACGGATTAAAGTGCTCCTGGCCGACCGGAGCACGACCATCCAACGCATCGTCAAGCTGACCCTCGAGGGGGAGCCCATCGAGGTCATCGTGGCCAGCACCGGCCGGGAGGCCCTCGAAAAAATTCGGTCGGAGCATCCGGACGTGATCCTGGCCGACACCCGCCTGTCCGAGATCGATGGATTCCAGATCTGCGAGACCCTCCGGAAGAATCCCGACTGGATCCTGATGGCCGACACGCCGGTCCTCCTCATGACGGGCATCTACGACACGATGGAGGGCCGCCGGGAGGAAATCGAACAGCGTCTCCGGGCCGTCGGGGCCGACGGCCTGATCGTGAAGCCTTTCGACCCCAAGGAGCTCGTCCAGCGCATCATGGAGCTGGCCCGTCAGCGTCCCCGTCTGTTCGAAGAAGAGGAAGGTCTGCCTGAAACGCCGGTCGCCGGGGCCGTCGAGGCGACCCTGGAAGAACTGGAACAGGTCATGGGGGGGCCCGAAGTACCGTCGCCCGCCCGGTCGGACCTGGAGGAACGGACCGTCCTCCTATCGCCGGAAGAACGGGACCTGCTGTTGGGCCTGGAGGCTGAGAGTGTCGTCCAGCCGACCGAGGTACCGGCGTCGGAAATTTCCCCCGAGGAGTTAGAAGCCCCGAGTCCGGCCGAGGGCCCTTCGCCGTCTCGGTACGAGCCTCCGACCCAGCCGGGCGCGCCGGTCTTCGAGTCGGCAGTCGCCCCGGCGGGACCCGGCGTTCAGGTCTCCGAGGAGGCCATCTTCCTCATCGAGGAGGCGGCGCCGCCTCCGGTGCCGACGCCGCTTCCGAAAGAGGAAGAGGCCCCGTTCCTGGTCTGGGAGGAGACGCCGACGGAGGTCGCCGCGCCGGCGGCCGAATGGGGCGTCGGTGAGGCCGAAGGACTGCCCGCCGAGACCGCGATCCTGCAGACGGCCGAGCCCCTGGGGGAACAGATCGCGACGGCCCTCGCGGCGGAGGTCCCCCTCGAAGAGGAAGTCGAAGAGCCGATCTTGCTGGAGGCCGCCAGCGAGGTCGTCGAACCCCTCGTCCCCCCGGCTTACGAAGAAGCCCCCGTGCCGCCGCCCGGACTCCCCGAGGCCCCCGGTGCCGGCTGGACACCGGAGCCGACCGCGCGACCCGTCGCCGTCGACCCGGCGGAGGTCGCCCGCCGGATCGTGCAGGACCCGGAATTCATCCAACGGGTCGCCGAACGGGTCGTTCAGCACCTGTCCCGGACGACGCTGGAGGACATCGCCTGGCAGGTCGTGCCCGAGCTGGCCGAGCAGTTGATCCAGAAGCGTCTGAAGGAAAAGGGCCTGTAA